Proteins encoded by one window of Moorella humiferrea:
- the pyrE gene encoding orotate phosphoribosyltransferase, with protein sequence MLTREEIMDIFRRTGVLWEGHFVLTSGLHSAHYLQCARVQQYPEENTLLCRELAEKFKDQNIDTVIGPAIGAIIMSYEISRHLGTRALFAERENGVMTLRRSFTLEPGERVLVVEDVITTGGSAREVIEVVKQHGAVPVAVGALVDRSGGRADLGLPIHSLITFDIETYKPDNCPLCRQGLPIVKPGSRQITVMP encoded by the coding sequence ATGTTGACCAGAGAGGAAATCATGGACATCTTTCGCCGTACGGGGGTTTTATGGGAAGGTCACTTTGTTTTGACTTCCGGCCTGCATAGCGCCCATTACCTCCAGTGCGCCCGGGTGCAGCAGTACCCGGAAGAAAACACCCTCCTCTGTCGGGAACTCGCGGAAAAATTCAAGGATCAGAACATTGACACCGTCATCGGCCCGGCCATCGGGGCGATTATCATGTCTTATGAAATTTCCCGCCACTTGGGGACAAGGGCGCTGTTTGCCGAGCGGGAAAACGGGGTCATGACCCTGCGGCGCAGCTTTACCCTGGAGCCGGGCGAACGGGTTCTGGTGGTGGAAGACGTTATCACCACAGGCGGTTCGGCCCGGGAGGTGATTGAAGTGGTGAAGCAGCACGGGGCCGTGCCGGTGGCCGTCGGCGCCCTGGTCGACCGCAGCGGCGGTCGGGCGGATTTAGGCCTGCCTATCCACTCCCTCATTACCTTCGACATCGAAACCTACAAGCCGGATAATTGCCCGTTGTGCCGGCAGGGATTGCCCATAGTCAAACCCGGCAGCAGGCAGATAACGGTTATGCCTTAA
- a CDS encoding MOSC domain-containing protein, producing the protein MGRIVAVCVSANKGERKKNIGRGMLIANHGLEGDAHAGPWHRQVSLLAMESIAKMQAKGLKVGPGDFAENLTTEGIDLVSLPVGTKLKIGDRVLTEVTQIGKECHSRCAIYRQAGDCVMPREGIFVAVLEGGPVQVGDRIEVIDPGTE; encoded by the coding sequence ATGGGACGTATCGTAGCCGTATGTGTGTCGGCCAATAAAGGCGAGCGCAAGAAGAATATAGGCCGGGGCATGCTCATCGCCAACCACGGCCTGGAAGGAGACGCCCATGCCGGCCCCTGGCACCGCCAGGTGAGCCTGCTGGCTATGGAAAGCATCGCCAAGATGCAGGCCAAAGGTCTGAAAGTCGGCCCCGGCGACTTCGCCGAGAACCTGACAACGGAGGGTATTGATTTGGTATCCCTGCCGGTGGGTACGAAACTAAAAATCGGCGACCGGGTCCTAACCGAGGTCACCCAGATCGGCAAGGAGTGCCACAGCCGCTGCGCCATTTATCGCCAGGCGGGAGACTGCGTCATGCCCAGGGAGGGAATTTTTGTAGCTGTCCTGGAGGGCGGCCCGGTCCAGGTGGGCGACCGGATCGAAGTGATTGATCCAGGAACGGAGTGA
- a CDS encoding dihydroorotate dehydrogenase, with translation MEQGIKKAKANLAVKIAGLSLKNPVMPASGTFGFGEEYAPFIDLNRLGAIVVKTITLKPLIGNPPPRLMETPCGLLNSIGLQNPGLDVFLREKLPYLRQLSPPLIVNIAGKTIDEYAELAERLSAAEGVAALEVNISCPNVREGGIVFGTVPAMAARVTAAVKSHTHLPVIVKLTPNVTDITEIARAVEDAGADALSLINTVRGMAIDIKTRRPALASIVGGLSGPAVKPIALYAVWQVAQVVKIPLIGMGGITSAQDAVEFLLAGATAVAVGTASLVNPKALVEIIDGLERYLLEEGFGDVKELIGAAQF, from the coding sequence ATGGAGCAGGGTATTAAAAAAGCTAAAGCCAACCTGGCGGTAAAAATTGCTGGTTTATCATTAAAAAATCCGGTTATGCCCGCCTCCGGCACCTTTGGCTTTGGTGAGGAATACGCCCCCTTTATCGATTTAAACCGGCTGGGGGCAATAGTTGTAAAGACCATCACCCTAAAGCCGTTAATCGGCAATCCCCCGCCGCGTTTGATGGAAACCCCGTGCGGGCTCCTCAATTCCATTGGTCTGCAAAATCCAGGGCTAGATGTTTTTCTCCGCGAAAAACTCCCTTATCTGCGGCAGTTATCTCCGCCTCTAATCGTCAATATCGCCGGCAAAACAATTGACGAATATGCGGAGCTGGCGGAGCGTTTAAGTGCGGCGGAGGGTGTGGCCGCACTGGAAGTCAATATCTCCTGTCCCAACGTCCGGGAGGGAGGCATCGTTTTCGGCACCGTGCCGGCGATGGCGGCCCGGGTGACGGCGGCAGTGAAGAGCCACACCCATCTACCGGTAATAGTTAAACTGACGCCCAACGTTACGGATATAACGGAAATTGCCAGAGCCGTCGAAGATGCCGGCGCCGACGCCCTCTCCTTGATTAATACCGTTCGAGGCATGGCCATTGATATTAAAACCCGCCGTCCCGCCCTGGCCAGCATTGTCGGCGGCTTAAGCGGTCCGGCAGTAAAACCCATAGCCCTCTACGCCGTCTGGCAGGTGGCTCAAGTTGTCAAAATACCTTTAATCGGCATGGGCGGCATCACTAGTGCCCAGGACGCAGTTGAGTTCCTGCTGGCGGGGGCCACGGCCGTGGCCGTAGGGACGGCCAGTTTGGTCAACCCCAAGGCTTTAGTTGAAATTATAGACGGTCTGGAGCGTTATCTCCTGGAAGAAGGGTTTGGAGACGTTAAGGAACTAATCGGGGCGGCGCAATTTTAA
- a CDS encoding dihydroorotate dehydrogenase electron transfer subunit, giving the protein MIQNIAAEVLASHQAGPEVFLLKLRAPAIAKVAQPGQFVHIRCGETMDPLLRRPLSIHDVGAGGELFLLYQVKGRGTAWLAGRQVGDKVDILGPIGRGFTLPAKKRVALVAGGLGIVPLLFLARRALEAGNVVDFFYGAQDKERLYRLETLEAMAINLFVATDDGSTGFHGPVTELWKEHLREKTYDLSYACGPRAGLAAFARLAARYGIPAEVSLEERMACGFGACRGCVTALLDAQGKIYYENVCTGGPVFDAASVYWGD; this is encoded by the coding sequence TTGATCCAAAATATTGCAGCCGAGGTCCTGGCTTCACATCAGGCGGGCCCGGAGGTTTTCCTGTTAAAGCTGCGGGCCCCGGCAATCGCAAAGGTTGCGCAGCCGGGGCAGTTTGTTCATATTCGCTGTGGGGAAACCATGGATCCCCTGTTGAGGCGGCCTTTAAGCATTCACGACGTCGGCGCCGGGGGAGAATTATTTCTGCTGTACCAGGTAAAGGGTCGCGGGACGGCCTGGCTGGCCGGGCGGCAGGTAGGCGATAAAGTTGATATTTTAGGCCCTATTGGCCGCGGTTTTACTTTACCGGCCAAGAAAAGGGTGGCTTTAGTAGCAGGGGGGCTGGGCATTGTTCCCTTGCTTTTTCTTGCCCGGCGGGCCCTGGAGGCGGGGAATGTAGTCGACTTTTTCTACGGCGCCCAGGACAAGGAACGGTTATACCGGCTGGAAACCTTAGAGGCCATGGCGATTAACCTGTTTGTGGCCACAGATGACGGCAGCACCGGGTTTCACGGTCCGGTGACCGAGTTGTGGAAGGAACATCTCCGAGAAAAGACTTATGACTTAAGTTATGCCTGCGGTCCGAGGGCAGGATTGGCGGCATTCGCCCGTCTGGCGGCACGATATGGTATTCCTGCCGAAGTTTCTTTAGAAGAAAGGATGGCCTGCGGATTTGGGGCCTGTCGCGGTTGCGTGACGGCCCTTCTTGATGCCCAGGGGAAAATATATTACGAAAATGTATGCACGGGCGGACCTGTATTTGACGCGGCCAGCGTGTATTGGGGAGACTAG
- the moaC gene encoding cyclic pyranopterin monophosphate synthase MoaC, translating into MANGLTHLDAKGAARMVDVGAKAVTERLAVARGRVLMGKSTLDLILEGHVPKGDVLAVARVAGIMAAKKTGSLIPLCHPLAISAVSIDFRPDRDAGALEIEARVKTTGQTGVEMEALTAVSVAALTIYDMCKAVERGMVIDNIRLIEKSGGRSGHYQREGEKPWDVS; encoded by the coding sequence ATGGCTAATGGCCTCACCCATCTTGACGCTAAAGGAGCTGCACGGATGGTGGACGTGGGCGCCAAGGCCGTTACCGAACGGTTGGCTGTGGCCCGGGGACGGGTGCTAATGGGCAAAAGCACCCTGGACCTCATTTTGGAGGGACATGTTCCCAAAGGTGACGTCCTTGCCGTGGCCCGGGTGGCCGGGATCATGGCCGCCAAAAAAACGGGGTCGTTAATCCCCCTCTGCCACCCCCTGGCTATAAGCGCGGTGAGTATCGACTTTCGCCCCGACAGGGACGCGGGAGCCCTGGAAATCGAAGCCCGAGTAAAAACCACCGGGCAGACCGGCGTGGAAATGGAGGCCCTGACGGCGGTAAGCGTGGCCGCCCTGACCATTTACGATATGTGTAAGGCAGTCGAACGCGGTATGGTCATCGACAACATAAGGTTGATAGAAAAATCGGGTGGCCGCAGCGGCCATTATCAGCGGGAAGGGGAGAAACCATGGGACGTATCGTAG
- a CDS encoding MogA/MoaB family molybdenum cofactor biosynthesis protein, whose amino-acid sequence MKDTGIANEAPVPAFRIAILTASDKGSRGEREDKSAAVIREMVAGLGEVVAYAVVPDERQILAAKLREFCDTVGVDLILTTGGTGFSPRDVTPEATRDVIEREVPGLPEAMRAASLKATPHAMLSRAIAGIRGKTLIINLPGSPKGVRENLATILPALPHGLAILKGEVGECGRE is encoded by the coding sequence GTGAAAGACACGGGGATTGCTAACGAAGCACCGGTTCCGGCCTTCCGTATTGCCATCCTTACGGCCAGCGACAAGGGTTCCCGGGGCGAGCGCGAAGATAAGAGCGCGGCCGTCATCCGGGAAATGGTGGCGGGGCTGGGTGAAGTGGTAGCCTATGCGGTCGTACCCGACGAACGCCAGATACTGGCCGCCAAACTGCGGGAGTTCTGCGACACGGTGGGGGTCGATCTCATCCTCACCACCGGCGGCACCGGCTTTAGCCCACGGGATGTAACCCCGGAAGCGACCAGGGACGTAATCGAAAGGGAAGTGCCGGGGCTTCCGGAGGCCATGCGGGCCGCCAGCCTGAAGGCAACTCCCCACGCCATGCTCTCCCGGGCCATAGCCGGCATCCGGGGAAAGACCCTCATCATCAATTTACCCGGCAGCCCCAAAGGGGTGCGGGAAAACCTGGCCACGATACTTCCGGCCCTGCCCCACGGCCTGGCTATCCTGAAGGGCGAGGTCGGCGAGTGCGGACGGGAGTAA
- the moaA gene encoding GTP 3',8-cyclase MoaA yields the protein MEDHFSRQINYLRIAITDRCNLRCRYCMPAAGVPLKGHDDILRLEEIVTLARAAMRIGINRIRLTGGEPLVRKNVVTLVRELAKLPTLKEISLTTNGTFLAGLAAALKEAGLSRVNISLDTLQKDRYRYITRRGNIASVWQGIRAALAVGLTPVKINVVVARGFNDDEILDFARLAMEEPLHIRFIELMPIGAAAASGCSFLPMAEIKGRIEAVYPLEPLTDLATNGPAVNFRVAGGRGSIGFISAISEHFCNRCNRLRLTADGKLRPCLYWDGEIDIKGALRAGATEEELASIFARAVSLKPAEHHMERGWRQARVMSQIGG from the coding sequence GTGGAAGATCATTTTTCCCGTCAGATAAATTACCTGCGCATTGCTATCACCGACCGCTGCAATCTGCGCTGCCGCTACTGCATGCCGGCCGCCGGGGTGCCCTTGAAGGGCCACGATGACATCCTGCGGTTGGAAGAGATTGTCACCCTGGCGCGTGCGGCGATGAGAATTGGGATTAACCGCATTCGCCTCACCGGGGGTGAACCCCTGGTGAGGAAAAATGTGGTGACCTTGGTGCGGGAACTGGCTAAACTTCCGACCCTCAAAGAGATTTCCCTGACCACCAATGGTACCTTCCTGGCAGGATTGGCCGCAGCCCTTAAAGAAGCAGGCTTGAGCCGGGTGAATATCAGCCTGGATACGCTGCAAAAAGATCGCTACCGCTACATCACCCGCCGGGGCAATATAGCGAGCGTCTGGCAGGGCATTCGCGCCGCCCTGGCCGTAGGTTTGACGCCGGTAAAAATTAATGTTGTCGTCGCCAGGGGCTTTAATGACGACGAAATCCTAGACTTTGCTCGGCTGGCTATGGAGGAACCCCTGCATATACGTTTTATAGAGTTGATGCCCATCGGCGCGGCCGCCGCTTCTGGCTGTAGTTTTTTGCCTATGGCTGAGATTAAGGGCCGGATTGAAGCGGTTTATCCTTTAGAACCTTTAACTGATCTGGCGACCAACGGCCCTGCCGTTAACTTTCGAGTGGCCGGCGGCCGGGGCAGTATCGGCTTTATTAGCGCCATATCCGAACATTTTTGTAACCGTTGCAACCGCTTGCGCCTGACGGCCGATGGGAAACTCAGGCCCTGCCTCTACTGGGACGGGGAAATCGACATCAAAGGAGCCTTGCGCGCCGGAGCAACCGAAGAGGAATTGGCTTCCATTTTCGCCCGGGCCGTAAGCCTCAAACCGGCCGAGCACCATATGGAAAGGGGCTGGCGCCAGGCCCGGGTCATGTCCCAAATCGGCGGTTAA